A segment of the Streptomyces sp. XD-27 genome:
CCGCCGCCCTTGTCGCCAGGGGTTTCGGCCGCGAAGGCGGAGGCCGGGGCCAGGACGGCTCCGGCGAGGGCCACGGAGGCAACGGCGAAGCGCAGAGCGCTACGACGAGACATGATGGGACTCCTTGGGAAAAGTAAAGATAGTTAGTGAATCGCCCGGAATATGCGTGTGTGTCGGGCTGTCCTAGGAGATGAACGCCGGATCGTTTGAGTTCCCGCGCTTGCCGGGGATGACTGATTCACGGCGGCTTGGCCGAAACAGACGGGGCGGTCTGAGCTGGTTCCTCGGGCTCGGGTTCGGGTTCGGGCTCGGGTTCGGCGGCGTGGTTGGCGGGAACAGGCTCGACCCGCCAGTGCTTGTGCGTGGTGACCAGGAACTGCCGGTGCGTCGGGTTGTCCCGCGTGTGCGCGATCGCCCACACGCCGACAGGGCGTGTGTCGTCGTCGACCAGGCCGGACTCTTCCGCGCAGGTGAGGCACTGGGCGCCGTAGATCCCCCGTGGTGCGCCCTCAGCGGTCTCGGGGCTCAGCATCCACTCAGCGCCCTTGATGAGGGTGTGGTCCACCGCGGCGCTCCTCGGCTCGTAGCAGCAATTCCGCCTCCGACACCAGCGACTTGCGTTCGGTGTGGTCCACCAAGCGCGTCCACAGGTACGCCTGGTCGGCGTCTACCCCCGCCCAGCCGCTGCCGACCTGGACCACGACCCCCTCGAACGGTTCCGGCCGGTCCCAGCGGCGCCGTTCTGGCTCCACATACGAGATGCCGCGTACGCGGTCGCCGATCCGGAACGGGGGGCCTGCAGGTAGAACCGCCCGGCGGTATCGGAGTCGAGCCGGGCGATCACGGGCTCGGACGCTCGCGTGGCGGCCTGACCACCAAGCTGCACCTGGCCGTCGAGCAGGGTCAGAAGCCGATGTCGATCGTGATCACGGCTGGCCACCGCGGGGACTCCCCGCAGTTCGAGCCCGTGCTGGAGAGGATTCGAGT
Coding sequences within it:
- a CDS encoding IS5 family transposase, with amino-acid sequence MVHRGAPRLVAAIPPPTPATCVRCGPPSASTGTPGRRLPPPSRCRPGPRPPRTVPAGPSGAVLAPHTRCRVRGRRSGTGGLQVEPPGGIGVEPGDHGLGRSRGGLTTKLHLAVEQGQKPMSIVITAGHRGDSPQFEPVLERIRVRRIEPGRPRTRPDRVRADKAYASRKNRAYLRRRGVRCTVPDKADQARNRMKLGARGGRPPKFDKIDYRQRHAVECVIARLKRHRAVATRYEKLAVRYEATALVAAINEWL